In the Vanessa cardui chromosome 10, ilVanCard2.1, whole genome shotgun sequence genome, one interval contains:
- the LOC124532751 gene encoding uncharacterized protein LOC124532751 isoform X2, which translates to MRGWCARWSGSGRARLRWLAALVCWGALAALALPRLQPAPPRAHPAPPARLLLQSEAASTPAPAPSTPPPAPRLATDTRVLTEDELRADAERRLPSLPLAYWHKHRNDKNKFYKKKDCAPFPSIYDLEFHNTYWQTLRVKTDVFHFYGAYMDARNTSRIGPAVRVLAVHDRIKPTMTTHCQLWFEEREAPVVVRNLEYKYVWNSKWGNYRDGVLQPYLLACVLPAEVRHLVPASVSIVVDPCDRATNNLRVHYDRPRPPLAQKEFAVCVKGLDFLHEDLSVRLVEWIEVIRLMGADKIFFYELQVHPNITKVLNYYNELGVTEVTPITLPGGQPNLPGLQHMYLKKKTTHKRQMELIPYNDCLYRHMYQYRWLALLDIDEVIVPLEDGDWSSLMKRVLPLSQPAPGKPARSSYHASNLYYLDSLRHEHGWEEGVPRYLHMLQHVYRTRNFTKPGQYVKAFHETERVLALHNHFPLACLGGACSSYALETRHARLQHYRADCVTALSKSCAELRAQPVRDAALWRWRGPLVAAADAALTALAFLPPHR; encoded by the coding sequence ATGCGGGGGTGGTGCGCGCGGTGGAGCGGGTCGGGGCGCGCGAGGCTACGGTGGCTGGCAGCGCTGGTGTGCTGGGGCGCGCTGGCGGCGCTGGCGTTGCCGCGGCTTCagcccgcgccgccgcgcgcccaccccgcgccccccgcgcgcCTCCTGTTGCAGTCGGAGGCGGCCAGCACGCCCGCGCCGGCGCCCTCCACGCCGCCGCCGGCGCCGCGCCTCGCCACCGACACGCGCGTGCTCACGGAGGACGAGCTGCGCGCCGACGCCGAGCGGCGCCTGCCGTCGCTGCCGCTCGCCTACTGGCACAAGCATCGGAACGACAAGAACAAATTCTACAAGAAGAAGGATTGCGCGCCCTTCCCCTCTATATATGATCTCGAGTTCCACAACACGTACTGGCAAACGCTCCGCGTGAAGACCGACGTGTTCCACTTCTACGGCGCCTACATGGACGCGCGGAACACTTCGCGCATCGGGCCCGCCGTGCGCGTGCTCGCCGTGCACGACCGCATCAAGCCCACGATGACGACGCACTGCCAGCTGTGGTTCGAGGAGCGCGAGGCGCCCGTGGTGGTGCGCAACCTCGAGTACAAGTACGTGTGGAACAGCAAGTGGGGCAACTACCGGGACGGCGTGCTGCAGCCCTACCTGCTGGCGTGCGTGCTGCCGGCCGAGGTGCGCCACCTGGTGCCCGCCTCCGTGTCCATCGTGGTCGACCCCTGCGACCGCGCCACCAACAATCTGCGGGTCCACTACGACCGTCCCAGGCCGCCCCTCGCCCAGAAGGAGTTCGCCGTCTGCGTGAAGGGTCTGGACTTTCTGCACGAGGACCTGTCGGTTCGGCTGGTGGAGTGGATCGAGGTGATACGGCTCATGGGCGCggacaaaatattcttttacgAACTTCAGGTGCACCCGAATATTACGAAAGTGTTGAATTATTACAATGAACTCGGCGTAACCGAAGTGACGCCGATAACCCTGCCCGGGGGGCAGCCGAACCTCCCGGGCCTGCAACACATGTACCTAAAGAAGAAAACGACCCACAAGCGACAGATGGAGCTGATTCCGTACAACGACTGCCTGTACCGGCACATGTACCAGTACCGCTGGCTGGCGCTGCTCGACATCGACGAGGTGATCGTGCCGCTGGAGGACGGCGACTGGAGCTCGCTCATGAAGCGCGTGCTGCCGCTGTCGCAGCCGGCGCCCGGCAAGCCGGCGCGCTCGTCGTACCACGCCTCCAACCTCTACTACCTGGACTCGCTGCGGCACGAGCACGGCTGGGAGGAGGGCGTGCCGCGCTACCTGCACATGCTGCAGCACGTGTACCGCACGCGCAACTTCACCAAGCCCGGCCAGTACGTGAAGGCGTTCCACGAGACGGAGCGCGTGCTGGCGCTGCACAACCACTTCCCGCTGGCGTGCCTGGGCGGCGCGTGCTCGTCGTACGCGCTGGAGACGCGGCACGCGCGCCTGCAGCACTACCGCGCCGACTGCGTCACGGCGCTCAGCAAGTCGTGCGCCGAGCTGCGCGCGCAGCCCGTGCGCGACGCGGCGCTGTGGCGCTGGCGCGGCCCGCTCGTGGCCGCCGCCGACGCCGCGC
- the LOC124532751 gene encoding uncharacterized protein LOC124532751 isoform X1 has translation MEPVSAGAPAMRGWCARWSGSGRARLRWLAALVCWGALAALALPRLQPAPPRAHPAPPARLLLQSEAASTPAPAPSTPPPAPRLATDTRVLTEDELRADAERRLPSLPLAYWHKHRNDKNKFYKKKDCAPFPSIYDLEFHNTYWQTLRVKTDVFHFYGAYMDARNTSRIGPAVRVLAVHDRIKPTMTTHCQLWFEEREAPVVVRNLEYKYVWNSKWGNYRDGVLQPYLLACVLPAEVRHLVPASVSIVVDPCDRATNNLRVHYDRPRPPLAQKEFAVCVKGLDFLHEDLSVRLVEWIEVIRLMGADKIFFYELQVHPNITKVLNYYNELGVTEVTPITLPGGQPNLPGLQHMYLKKKTTHKRQMELIPYNDCLYRHMYQYRWLALLDIDEVIVPLEDGDWSSLMKRVLPLSQPAPGKPARSSYHASNLYYLDSLRHEHGWEEGVPRYLHMLQHVYRTRNFTKPGQYVKAFHETERVLALHNHFPLACLGGACSSYALETRHARLQHYRADCVTALSKSCAELRAQPVRDAALWRWRGPLVAAADAALTALAFLPPHR, from the coding sequence GCCATGCGGGGGTGGTGCGCGCGGTGGAGCGGGTCGGGGCGCGCGAGGCTACGGTGGCTGGCAGCGCTGGTGTGCTGGGGCGCGCTGGCGGCGCTGGCGTTGCCGCGGCTTCagcccgcgccgccgcgcgcccaccccgcgccccccgcgcgcCTCCTGTTGCAGTCGGAGGCGGCCAGCACGCCCGCGCCGGCGCCCTCCACGCCGCCGCCGGCGCCGCGCCTCGCCACCGACACGCGCGTGCTCACGGAGGACGAGCTGCGCGCCGACGCCGAGCGGCGCCTGCCGTCGCTGCCGCTCGCCTACTGGCACAAGCATCGGAACGACAAGAACAAATTCTACAAGAAGAAGGATTGCGCGCCCTTCCCCTCTATATATGATCTCGAGTTCCACAACACGTACTGGCAAACGCTCCGCGTGAAGACCGACGTGTTCCACTTCTACGGCGCCTACATGGACGCGCGGAACACTTCGCGCATCGGGCCCGCCGTGCGCGTGCTCGCCGTGCACGACCGCATCAAGCCCACGATGACGACGCACTGCCAGCTGTGGTTCGAGGAGCGCGAGGCGCCCGTGGTGGTGCGCAACCTCGAGTACAAGTACGTGTGGAACAGCAAGTGGGGCAACTACCGGGACGGCGTGCTGCAGCCCTACCTGCTGGCGTGCGTGCTGCCGGCCGAGGTGCGCCACCTGGTGCCCGCCTCCGTGTCCATCGTGGTCGACCCCTGCGACCGCGCCACCAACAATCTGCGGGTCCACTACGACCGTCCCAGGCCGCCCCTCGCCCAGAAGGAGTTCGCCGTCTGCGTGAAGGGTCTGGACTTTCTGCACGAGGACCTGTCGGTTCGGCTGGTGGAGTGGATCGAGGTGATACGGCTCATGGGCGCggacaaaatattcttttacgAACTTCAGGTGCACCCGAATATTACGAAAGTGTTGAATTATTACAATGAACTCGGCGTAACCGAAGTGACGCCGATAACCCTGCCCGGGGGGCAGCCGAACCTCCCGGGCCTGCAACACATGTACCTAAAGAAGAAAACGACCCACAAGCGACAGATGGAGCTGATTCCGTACAACGACTGCCTGTACCGGCACATGTACCAGTACCGCTGGCTGGCGCTGCTCGACATCGACGAGGTGATCGTGCCGCTGGAGGACGGCGACTGGAGCTCGCTCATGAAGCGCGTGCTGCCGCTGTCGCAGCCGGCGCCCGGCAAGCCGGCGCGCTCGTCGTACCACGCCTCCAACCTCTACTACCTGGACTCGCTGCGGCACGAGCACGGCTGGGAGGAGGGCGTGCCGCGCTACCTGCACATGCTGCAGCACGTGTACCGCACGCGCAACTTCACCAAGCCCGGCCAGTACGTGAAGGCGTTCCACGAGACGGAGCGCGTGCTGGCGCTGCACAACCACTTCCCGCTGGCGTGCCTGGGCGGCGCGTGCTCGTCGTACGCGCTGGAGACGCGGCACGCGCGCCTGCAGCACTACCGCGCCGACTGCGTCACGGCGCTCAGCAAGTCGTGCGCCGAGCTGCGCGCGCAGCCCGTGCGCGACGCGGCGCTGTGGCGCTGGCGCGGCCCGCTCGTGGCCGCCGCCGACGCCGCGC